The following proteins come from a genomic window of Timaviella obliquedivisa GSE-PSE-MK23-08B:
- the msrB gene encoding peptide-methionine (R)-S-oxide reductase MsrB: MANKIQKTDAEWKQMLTPEQYRVTRQKGTERAFTGEYHDSKEKGIYQCVCCGSDLFTSDTKYSSGTGWPSFWDPISKTSVELVEDRTLFMRRTEVVCANCDAHLGHVFGDGPEPTGQRYCMNSASLKLVDPKN; the protein is encoded by the coding sequence ATGGCAAATAAAATACAGAAAACAGATGCCGAGTGGAAGCAAATGCTGACTCCTGAGCAATACCGAGTGACTCGGCAAAAAGGTACAGAACGCGCATTTACGGGAGAATACCACGACAGCAAAGAGAAAGGCATTTACCAATGCGTTTGTTGCGGCAGTGACCTATTTACCTCTGATACCAAGTACAGTTCTGGGACGGGCTGGCCTAGCTTCTGGGATCCTATTAGCAAAACCAGCGTAGAGCTTGTCGAAGATCGCACTCTGTTTATGCGCAGAACTGAAGTAGTTTGTGCCAATTGCGACGCGCATTTAGGACATGTGTTTGGCGATGGGCCTGAACCGACTGGACAACGCTATTGCATGAACTCTGCTTCTTTGAAATTGGTTGATCCTAAGAATTAG
- a CDS encoding nucleoside:proton symporter, giving the protein MPILNFVSFIGIFGLCAIAWLFSENRNPKYFPWRVVIMGIGLQLVLGALVFSVPGVRDLLQIFSNLLNVLFDAADAGARFIFGRNILPLPGQEPIILSPLAEGASCAPDTAGQVIPGFCGIKLGYIFAFRALPAVIFFSGLMGLLYNLGVIQVITNIFAKVFYTVMRLSGAEALSGAANIFVGIEAAIVVRPFLAKMTRSELCAILSCCFGTAASSTLAIYVNFLRPVFPNILGHLVSASIMAIPACFVLSKILVPETEIPLTADGIPNEMMALALTDHSDQPETVGGEPIERVSPMDAAILGALDGVKMAVPIAAILILILGMVYLINQIFGGLAALPSPVGDIFKVVTLQNILGALFLPLTALSGVSLNWNELWESSVIIGRRLFETAIPPYQALGAAAALPTAERVISDRAVLIISYALSGFAHLASVGIFVGGTAALAPSRRREITELGWKALFVGTLATYMIACVAGVFDTGSASILGSPAALTLVK; this is encoded by the coding sequence ATGCCTATCCTCAATTTCGTCTCCTTCATCGGAATCTTTGGGCTATGTGCGATCGCTTGGTTATTCTCCGAAAACCGTAATCCCAAATATTTCCCTTGGCGAGTCGTCATTATGGGAATTGGCTTACAGCTTGTATTGGGCGCGCTTGTCTTTTCGGTGCCTGGTGTAAGAGACTTGCTGCAAATCTTTAGTAACTTACTCAATGTTCTATTTGATGCAGCAGACGCTGGAGCTAGGTTCATCTTTGGTCGGAATATTCTACCCTTACCCGGTCAAGAGCCTATTATCCTGTCGCCATTGGCAGAGGGTGCAAGCTGTGCACCCGATACGGCAGGGCAAGTAATACCTGGTTTTTGTGGCATCAAGTTAGGCTATATCTTTGCCTTTCGGGCATTACCCGCAGTCATTTTCTTTTCAGGATTAATGGGGCTGCTCTATAACCTGGGCGTTATTCAGGTCATTACCAATATCTTCGCTAAAGTTTTCTACACCGTGATGCGGCTGAGTGGGGCTGAAGCGTTAAGTGGGGCTGCCAATATTTTTGTCGGCATTGAAGCGGCGATCGTGGTTCGTCCCTTTCTCGCAAAAATGACCCGCAGTGAACTCTGTGCTATCCTTTCCTGCTGCTTTGGCACGGCAGCTTCTTCTACTTTAGCGATCTACGTCAATTTCCTCCGACCTGTGTTTCCTAATATTCTGGGACATTTGGTTTCCGCGTCCATTATGGCGATTCCAGCTTGCTTTGTTCTCTCCAAAATTTTGGTTCCCGAAACCGAGATCCCCTTAACCGCAGATGGCATTCCTAACGAAATGATGGCACTGGCACTCACTGATCATTCAGACCAGCCCGAAACCGTTGGCGGCGAACCGATCGAGCGCGTCAGCCCCATGGATGCCGCCATCTTAGGAGCGTTAGATGGGGTGAAAATGGCAGTGCCGATCGCCGCAATCCTGATTTTGATTTTGGGCATGGTCTATCTCATTAATCAAATCTTTGGCGGTTTGGCAGCGTTGCCCAGTCCCGTTGGTGATATCTTCAAAGTCGTCACGCTGCAAAATATTTTAGGAGCCTTGTTCTTACCCCTGACAGCGCTGTCAGGGGTATCTTTGAACTGGAACGAACTCTGGGAATCTTCAGTCATTATTGGGCGACGATTGTTTGAAACCGCTATTCCACCCTATCAAGCATTAGGTGCAGCGGCGGCTTTACCGACAGCAGAACGAGTCATTAGCGATCGCGCCGTCCTCATTATTAGCTATGCTCTCTCCGGTTTTGCCCACCTCGCCTCAGTGGGTATTTTTGTTGGTGGCACTGCTGCCCTTGCTCCTTCCCGCCGCAGAGAAATTACAGAACTGGGCTGGAAAGCGCTCTTTGTCGGCACGTTAGCCACCTATATGATTGCCTGTGTTGCCGGAGTATTTGATACAGGCAGCGCTAGCATTTTGGGTTCTCCAGCGGCTCTTACCTTAGTTAAATGA
- a CDS encoding peptidase: protein MKRAFRKYHRTLSVIVALPLILTTVTGMLVTMVAEWNFNLGISRNFLLGLHSGELFHLGGIYPILNGLGLAIMLITGLSMSGLFRKKPSQPNS from the coding sequence ATGAAACGAGCCTTTCGGAAATATCATCGTACTCTGTCTGTTATTGTCGCTCTGCCACTTATCCTCACCACCGTTACAGGAATGCTAGTGACAATGGTTGCTGAATGGAACTTTAACCTGGGGATTTCCCGTAACTTTCTGCTGGGCTTGCACAGCGGTGAACTCTTTCACCTAGGAGGCATTTATCCCATTTTGAATGGTTTAGGACTTGCCATCATGCTGATTACAGGTTTGAGCATGTCAGGTCTATTTCGCAAAAAGCCGTCTCAACCTAATTCTTAG
- a CDS encoding aromatic ring-hydroxylating dioxygenase subunit alpha, which yields MLVTQQPVLKRFWYPVIPLSELLDRPLSFELLGQKIVLWRDSQGHPAAAQDRCCHRSAQLSLGKVTEGCIECPYHGWRYDAKGVCTHVPQLSSDAISPSYKIEAYACTDRYGYAWVCLGEPLAEIPNIPEAIDPNFRLIHEFYEPWNCAGLRVMENEFDLAHPTFVHVTTFGSAEHPVPDSMEIRETEEGIAMQGTLGVTNPELQQQNLKMEQDKTLRTLDMTWHMPFTCRLQIAYPNGLVHVIVNTAVPISDSRSQIVQFCLRNDTEAETSAASAIAFDRAVTLEDKAILETTDYNVPLDIAQEQHMMTDKPGILMRRKIAALLKAHGEVEQTKAKSNSGD from the coding sequence ATGTTAGTCACTCAACAGCCTGTCTTGAAGCGCTTCTGGTATCCTGTTATACCATTATCAGAATTACTCGATCGCCCTCTATCATTTGAATTGCTGGGGCAAAAAATAGTTCTTTGGCGAGATTCCCAAGGACATCCCGCTGCCGCTCAAGATCGTTGCTGTCACCGTTCTGCCCAACTTTCTCTGGGCAAAGTGACCGAGGGCTGCATTGAGTGCCCCTATCATGGCTGGCGCTACGATGCAAAAGGTGTGTGTACTCATGTTCCTCAACTGTCCTCCGACGCGATCTCTCCTAGCTACAAAATAGAGGCTTATGCCTGCACCGATCGCTATGGCTATGCTTGGGTTTGCCTAGGCGAACCGCTGGCAGAGATTCCCAACATTCCAGAGGCGATCGACCCCAATTTTCGGCTGATTCACGAATTCTACGAGCCTTGGAACTGCGCGGGGTTGAGGGTTATGGAGAACGAGTTTGATTTGGCGCATCCGACCTTTGTTCACGTCACAACTTTTGGCAGTGCCGAACACCCAGTGCCCGATTCTATGGAGATTCGGGAAACCGAAGAGGGAATTGCCATGCAGGGCACTCTTGGCGTGACAAACCCTGAATTGCAGCAGCAAAACCTCAAGATGGAGCAAGATAAAACCCTGCGGACTTTAGATATGACTTGGCACATGCCCTTTACCTGTCGGCTGCAGATTGCTTATCCCAACGGCTTAGTCCACGTTATTGTCAATACGGCAGTTCCAATTAGTGATTCGCGATCGCAGATTGTTCAGTTTTGTTTGCGCAATGATACCGAAGCCGAAACTTCTGCAGCCAGTGCGATCGCCTTCGATCGCGCCGTTACGCTAGAAGACAAAGCGATTTTAGAAACAACCGACTACAATGTTCCTCTCGACATCGCCCAAGAGCAACACATGATGACCGATAAACCTGGGATTTTAATGCGACGAAAAATTGCCGCCCTGCTGAAGGCACATGGCGAAGTAGAGCAAACCAAAGCGAAAAGTAATTCTGGAGACTAA
- a CDS encoding DUF4351 domain-containing protein, protein MPDHDHAFKELLGEFFPEFIDLFFPQVAVYLDRHSLEFQPQEIFADLTEGDTYEADVVVKARFLNEDSFFIVHLEHQGVFGKNFDRRMFNYFSQLHRIYQLPVYPIVIFSHRSPREEGDRTYKVKFSDWEVLQFNYRAIRLNHLNWQAYAQLQNPVASAFMAKMKMERQERPLVKLECLKQMARLRLNPAQAKMISGFVDTYLRLEQQEEEVFQTELDKIDPSQKEVVMEVVTSWMEAGIERGERSLILRQLNRRVGSLPQAMQAQVEALPLERLDALGEALLDFVSLADLETWLAQ, encoded by the coding sequence ATGCCAGATCATGATCATGCCTTTAAAGAATTACTGGGGGAATTTTTTCCAGAATTCATCGACTTGTTTTTTCCTCAAGTCGCCGTCTATCTCGATCGCCATTCCCTGGAGTTCCAACCTCAAGAAATCTTCGCTGACTTAACTGAGGGCGACACTTACGAAGCCGATGTGGTAGTCAAAGCCAGGTTTCTAAACGAAGACTCATTTTTTATCGTGCATCTAGAGCATCAAGGCGTGTTCGGTAAAAACTTCGATCGCCGCATGTTCAATTATTTTTCTCAACTGCATCGCATTTATCAGTTGCCTGTTTATCCCATTGTGATCTTTTCTCATCGTAGTCCGCGTGAAGAAGGTGACCGTACTTACAAAGTTAAGTTTTCTGATTGGGAAGTTTTGCAGTTTAACTATCGAGCAATTCGGCTCAACCACTTGAACTGGCAAGCGTATGCCCAACTACAAAATCCGGTTGCCAGTGCCTTCATGGCAAAAATGAAGATGGAGCGACAAGAGCGACCCCTTGTAAAGCTAGAGTGCTTAAAGCAAATGGCTCGACTGCGACTGAATCCGGCTCAGGCAAAGATGATATCAGGGTTTGTAGATACCTATTTAAGGCTAGAACAGCAGGAAGAAGAGGTATTTCAAACGGAACTTGATAAAATTGATCCAAGTCAAAAAGAGGTTGTTATGGAAGTCGTGACAAGCTGGATGGAAGCAGGAATTGAACGGGGAGAGCGATCGCTCATTCTCCGTCAACTGAATCGGCGTGTGGGTTCTTTGCCACAAGCAATGCAAGCCCAAGTCGAAGCGCTTCCTTTAGAGCGGCTGGACGCACTAGGCGAAGCACTACTAGATTTTGTGAGTTTGGCGGATCTAGAGACTTGGTTAGCGCAGTGA
- a CDS encoding Nramp family divalent metal transporter, with protein MADSSQPPSLPEVHRSIPIPEKGFWRKLLAYAGPGYLISVGYMDPGNWATDIAGGSRFGYTLLSVILLSNLMAMLLQALCVRLGVATGKDLAQACRDYFGKRTSFVLWILCEIAIAACDLAELLGSAIALQLLFGLPLVYGVCLTALDVFALLFLQHKGFRYVEALIITLVTTIGICFTAETLFAKPNMGGILQGYIPNVEILRNPEMLYLAIGILGATVMPHNLYLHSSIIQTRQWQPTEQKRWEAIKFGTLDSTIALLLALFINSAILIVSAAVFHASGNQQVAEIQDAYQLLSPLVGVGAASTIFGLALLASGQSSTLTATLAGQIVMEGFVRLRMPAWLRRLATRLLAMVPALIAVIWFGEQSTGQLLVLSQVILSLQLSFAVVPLVMFTSDRRIMGEFVNPSWLKTSAWGVAIVIMGLNGWLLIQTFLSWF; from the coding sequence ATGGCTGACTCGTCCCAACCACCAAGCCTTCCCGAAGTCCACCGTAGCATCCCCATTCCCGAGAAAGGATTTTGGCGTAAGCTTTTAGCCTACGCTGGGCCTGGGTATCTCATATCGGTTGGGTATATGGATCCTGGCAATTGGGCGACTGATATTGCTGGCGGGTCACGATTTGGCTACACCTTACTCAGCGTAATATTGCTATCGAACTTGATGGCAATGCTATTGCAAGCCCTTTGTGTTCGGTTGGGAGTTGCCACTGGAAAAGACTTAGCCCAAGCCTGTCGAGATTACTTCGGCAAACGAACTAGCTTTGTTCTCTGGATACTCTGCGAAATTGCGATCGCTGCCTGTGACCTAGCCGAACTTTTGGGCAGCGCGATCGCTCTTCAGCTTCTCTTCGGGCTACCGCTTGTGTACGGTGTCTGCCTCACTGCCCTTGATGTTTTCGCCTTACTCTTCCTTCAACACAAAGGCTTCCGCTATGTCGAAGCGCTGATCATTACTCTTGTAACCACCATCGGCATCTGCTTCACCGCCGAGACCCTCTTTGCCAAGCCTAATATGGGTGGAATTTTGCAAGGCTATATTCCCAATGTCGAAATTTTACGCAACCCAGAAATGCTGTACCTGGCGATCGGCATTTTAGGGGCAACCGTCATGCCCCATAATCTCTATCTCCATTCTTCCATTATTCAAACTCGCCAATGGCAACCCACCGAACAAAAACGCTGGGAAGCTATCAAATTTGGCACCCTCGATTCAACCATTGCCCTGTTGTTAGCGCTGTTCATCAACTCCGCTATCTTAATTGTGTCTGCGGCTGTGTTCCACGCTTCTGGAAATCAACAGGTTGCCGAAATTCAGGATGCTTATCAGTTGCTTTCCCCCTTGGTTGGGGTAGGAGCCGCAAGCACTATCTTTGGTTTAGCCTTACTCGCCTCTGGGCAAAGTTCGACCCTAACTGCTACTCTGGCAGGGCAAATTGTCATGGAAGGGTTTGTGCGACTGCGGATGCCTGCATGGCTGCGGCGCTTGGCGACTAGGCTATTGGCTATGGTTCCAGCGCTGATTGCTGTGATCTGGTTTGGAGAGCAAAGCACTGGGCAACTGTTAGTGTTGAGCCAGGTCATTTTGAGCTTGCAACTCTCGTTCGCAGTTGTGCCACTGGTCATGTTCACCAGCGATCGCCGCATCATGGGAGAATTCGTTAACCCTTCTTGGCTTAAAACTTCGGCTTGGGGCGTGGCGATCGTCATTATGGGATTAAATGGCTGGCTACTAATCCAAACTTTTCTAAGCTGGTTTTAA
- the cimA gene encoding citramalate synthase, with product MDAQTIWLYDTTLRDGAQREGLSLSLEDKLRIARQIDRLGIPFIEGGWPGANPKDVQFFWQLKEEPLTQAEVVAFCSTRRPGRKADEDPMLQPVLAAGTRWITLFGKSWDLHVTEGLQTTLPENLAMIQDTIEFFRSQNRRVIYDAEHWFDGYQQNPEYALKTLAAAIAGGAEWLVLCDTNGGTLPHQITAIVAAVIEFVKQQAASPQIGIHTHNDSGTAVANVLAAVMGGAKMVQGTINGYGERCGNANLCTLIPNLQLKLGYSCVQSTQLAHLAESSRLISEVVNLAPDDHAPFVGLSAFAHKGGIHVSAVERNPRTYEHIEPELVGNLRRIVISDQAGLSNVLAKARSFGINLDKQDPQCRQILQHLKILENQGYQFEAAEASFELLMREALGQRQPFFTLKDFHVHCDMLPAASLDLSPEGASRSLATVKVSINGKDILEAAEGNGPVSALDAALRKALIGSYPEISSFHLTDYKVRILDGGAGTAAKTRVLLECSNGHQRWTTVGVSANIIEASYQAVVEGLEYGLMLQFQAKAAVASGS from the coding sequence ATGGACGCTCAAACAATCTGGCTCTACGACACAACGCTGCGAGATGGCGCACAGCGCGAAGGTTTATCGCTGTCGCTAGAAGATAAGCTGCGAATTGCGCGTCAGATCGACCGTTTAGGAATTCCATTTATTGAAGGGGGTTGGCCTGGTGCAAACCCCAAAGACGTGCAGTTTTTTTGGCAATTGAAAGAAGAGCCTTTGACTCAGGCAGAAGTTGTGGCATTTTGCTCGACTCGCCGTCCCGGCAGAAAAGCAGATGAAGACCCCATGCTACAGCCCGTCTTGGCGGCTGGAACCCGTTGGATTACGCTCTTTGGCAAGTCCTGGGATTTGCATGTTACTGAGGGACTACAAACCACATTGCCCGAAAACTTGGCGATGATTCAAGACACGATCGAGTTTTTCCGCAGCCAAAATCGGCGGGTGATTTACGATGCCGAACATTGGTTTGATGGATATCAGCAAAACCCAGAATATGCGCTGAAGACTTTGGCAGCGGCGATCGCTGGCGGAGCCGAGTGGTTAGTTTTATGCGACACCAACGGTGGCACATTGCCGCACCAAATTACGGCGATCGTGGCTGCTGTCATTGAGTTTGTGAAGCAGCAAGCTGCCTCTCCTCAAATTGGCATTCACACCCACAATGATTCTGGGACAGCCGTTGCAAACGTCTTAGCCGCCGTCATGGGGGGAGCCAAAATGGTGCAGGGAACCATCAACGGCTATGGCGAACGCTGCGGCAATGCCAATCTTTGTACACTTATTCCCAACCTCCAGCTAAAACTGGGCTACTCTTGCGTTCAATCGACTCAGTTAGCCCACTTAGCAGAATCTAGTCGGCTCATCAGCGAAGTAGTCAACCTAGCGCCTGACGATCATGCCCCGTTTGTGGGGCTGTCAGCATTTGCTCATAAAGGCGGTATCCATGTCAGCGCGGTTGAGCGCAATCCTCGCACCTATGAACACATTGAGCCAGAGCTCGTCGGAAATCTGCGCCGGATTGTCATTTCTGACCAAGCAGGATTAAGCAACGTCTTGGCGAAAGCGCGGAGTTTTGGCATTAATTTAGATAAACAAGATCCGCAGTGTCGGCAAATTTTGCAGCACCTTAAGATCTTAGAGAACCAGGGGTATCAGTTTGAGGCGGCAGAGGCAAGTTTTGAGCTACTCATGCGAGAAGCGCTGGGACAACGGCAACCGTTCTTCACTTTAAAAGATTTCCATGTCCATTGTGATATGTTGCCTGCTGCATCCCTCGATCTATCACCTGAGGGGGCAAGTCGATCTTTGGCAACCGTTAAAGTCTCTATCAACGGTAAAGATATTTTAGAAGCAGCCGAAGGAAATGGGCCTGTTTCTGCGCTGGATGCAGCACTTCGCAAAGCCCTAATTGGCTCTTATCCAGAAATTAGCTCGTTTCACCTCACCGATTACAAGGTGCGTATTCTGGACGGTGGAGCAGGCACAGCGGCTAAAACGCGGGTGCTGTTGGAATGCAGCAATGGTCATCAGCGATGGACGACTGTAGGCGTTTCGGCAAATATTATTGAAGCCTCTTACCAGGCAGTCGTAGAAGGATTGGAATACGGTTTGATGTTGCAGTTCCAGGCGAAAGCAGCGGTGGCATCTGGGTCTTAG